One Hippoglossus hippoglossus isolate fHipHip1 chromosome 5, fHipHip1.pri, whole genome shotgun sequence genomic window carries:
- the tubb1 gene encoding tubulin beta-1 chain encodes MREIVHLQIGQCGNQIGSKFWEVISEEHGLNATGNYVGDSSLQLERANVYFSEAQGGKYVPRALLVDLEPGTMDSVRGSRIGALFRPDNFIHGNSGAGNNWAKGHYTEGAELVEQVIDRVRNESESCDCLQGFQLVHSLGGGTGSGMGTLIINKIREEYPDRIMNTFSVMPSPKVSDTVVEPYNATLSVHQLLENTDETFCLDNEALYDICFRTLKLTTPTYGDLNHLVSLTMSGVTTSLRFPGQLNADLRKLAVNMVPFPRLHFFMPGFAPLTARGSQQYRAVSVTELTHQMFDARNMMVACDPRRGRYLTVAGIFRGKMSTKEVDEQMLAIQQKNSNYFVDWIPHNVKVAVCDIPPRGLKMASTFIGNNTAIQEIFRRVGEQFSLMFKRKAFLHWYTGEGMDEMEFTEAEMNLNDLVSEYQQYQDATADQDSEAECEEEEGPSSSSKVTETVKGTVDV; translated from the exons ATGCGTGAAATTGTGCATCTGCAAATCGGACAATGTGGAAACCAGATCGGCTCCAAG TTTTGGGAAGTGATCAGTGAAGAACATGGGCTCAATGCAACAGGCAACTATGTGGGAGACAGCAGCCTCCAGCTGGAGCGGGCCAATGTCTACTTCAGTGAGGCACAag GTGGAAAATATGTACCCAGAGCCCTGCTTGTGGACCTAGAGCCCGGCACCATGGACAGTGTGAGGGGAAGCCGCATCGGGGCCCTGTTTAGGCCAGACAATTTCATCCATG GAAACTCAGGAGCCGGCAATAACTGGGCGAAGGGCCACTACACAGAGGGAGCGGAACTGGTGGAGCAGGTGATTGACAGAGTGAGGAATGAGAGCGAAAGCTGCGATTGCCTGCAGGGCTTCCAGCTGGTTCACTCATTAGGGGGGGGTACCGGCTCCGGCATGGGAACCCTCATCATCAACAAGATCCGAGAGGAGTACCCTGACCGCATCATGAACACCTTCAGCGTCATGCCGTCCCCTAAAGTCTCTGACACGGTGGTGGAGCCGTACAATGCTACCCTGTCGGTCCACCAACTCCTGGAGAACACAGACGAGACCTTCTGCCTCGACAACGAGGCCCTCTACGACATCTGTTTCCGTACGCTGAAACTGACCACACCGACTTACGGGGACCTCAACCACCTGGTCTCTTTGACCATGAGCGGGGTCACGACCTCCCTGAGATTCCCCGGGCAGCTCAACGCAGACCTGAGGAAACTGGCTGTCAACATGGTGCCTTTCCCTCGCCTCCACTTCTTCATGCCAGGCTTTGCTCCCCTGACGGCCCGTGGCAGCCAACAGTACAGAGCCGTCTCGGTGACTGAGCTCACGCACCAAATGTTTGATGCCCGCAACATGATGGTGGCATGCGACCCAAGGCGAGGGCGCTACCTTACAGTTGCAGGTATCTTCCGTGGTAAAATGTCCACCAAAGAGGTAGATGAACAAATGCTTGCAATCCAGCAGAAAAACAGCAACTATTTTGTGGACTGGATCCCACATAATGTCAAGGTTGCCGTGTGTGACATCCCACCCCGAGGCCTCAAAATGGCTTCCACCTTCATTGGCAATAACACTGCCATTCAGGAGATATTCCGCCGTGTGGGCGAGCAGTTCTCCTTGATGTTCAAACGGAAAGCCTTTCTTCACTGGTACACGGGGGAAGGTATGGATGAGATGGAGTTCACTGAGGCAGAGATGAACCTCAACGACCTGGTGTCAGAGTACCAGCAGTATCAAGATGCCACTGCAGATCAAGATTCAGAAGCAGaatgtgaagaggaggagggaccctcatcatcatcaaaagTGACGGAAACAGTCAAAGGAACTGTAGATGTATAG